One stretch of Lacimicrobium alkaliphilum DNA includes these proteins:
- a CDS encoding glutathione S-transferase N-terminal domain-containing protein has translation MYKLFGEPGWGSALIEAQLQWYQLPFEFESVGDLFRSHGARERLTRVNPLAQIPTLVMPDGQVITESAAITLYLADITKSDELVPAADSPERCAFLRWLVFLIANIYPTFTYKDDPSRFVTDKSAQEDFSKNVGQYRSRLWKIVEEAVQTEQFPTNRSFSALDIYLCVMTRWQPGRDWFAQHCPAVYNIARRVDGHPKLMACWQHNFPE, from the coding sequence ATGTATAAATTATTTGGAGAGCCAGGCTGGGGATCAGCCCTCATTGAAGCACAACTACAGTGGTATCAGTTGCCCTTTGAATTTGAGTCTGTTGGCGATTTATTTCGTTCTCACGGTGCCCGTGAGCGTTTAACCCGGGTTAACCCGCTGGCACAAATCCCGACGCTGGTGATGCCTGATGGTCAGGTGATAACGGAAAGTGCAGCAATCACTCTGTATCTTGCCGATATCACTAAAAGTGACGAGTTAGTTCCCGCAGCCGACAGCCCCGAACGCTGTGCCTTTTTGCGCTGGTTAGTCTTTCTGATCGCCAACATCTATCCCACCTTCACCTACAAGGATGATCCGTCGAGGTTTGTCACTGATAAATCCGCTCAGGAAGATTTCAGCAAAAACGTCGGGCAATATCGTTCGCGATTGTGGAAGATAGTTGAGGAAGCTGTTCAGACCGAACAATTCCCGACAAACAGGTCCTTTTCGGCACTGGATATCTACCTTTGCGTTATGACCCGCTGGCAGCCGGGGCGGGACTGGTTCGCGCAACATTGTCCAGCAGTCTATAACATTGCCCGGCGTGTGGACGGGCATCCAAAGCTGATGGCCTGCTGGCAACATAACTTCCCTGAATAA
- a CDS encoding FMN-binding negative transcriptional regulator, translating to MYIPDNMQMAEPSAIADFIAGHGFGIVISDNLNASHLPLVFTSDEGDKGCLYGHMAKANPHHKELQGQRVLVIFNGPHAYISPSWYARAPAVPTWNYAAVHCYGKIELISDDENHSAMEELVRKYEPSLLDTPEIMPADYQQRLRQAVVGFKVVVDEIQAKEKLGQHRKQEDQQGVYAALQNSPSADARLLAAYMRERGSGTGQ from the coding sequence ATGTATATCCCAGACAACATGCAGATGGCTGAACCCTCAGCCATCGCCGATTTTATTGCCGGGCACGGATTCGGGATTGTGATTTCAGACAATCTCAACGCCAGTCACCTGCCGTTAGTATTCACCTCTGACGAGGGTGACAAGGGTTGTCTTTACGGTCATATGGCCAAAGCCAATCCGCATCATAAGGAGCTTCAGGGGCAACGGGTACTGGTGATCTTCAATGGCCCCCACGCTTATATCTCACCTTCCTGGTATGCTAGAGCGCCTGCCGTGCCTACCTGGAACTATGCCGCCGTGCATTGCTACGGAAAGATTGAGCTTATCAGTGATGATGAAAATCACAGCGCGATGGAAGAGCTGGTCAGAAAATACGAACCATCGCTGTTGGATACCCCTGAGATTATGCCTGCTGACTATCAGCAGCGCCTGCGCCAGGCAGTGGTAGGCTTTAAAGTCGTTGTTGATGAGATCCAGGCTAAGGAAAAACTTGGCCAGCACCGCAAACAGGAGGATCAGCAAGGGGTCTATGCAGCACTGCAAAACAGTCCATCCGCCGATGCCAGGTTACTGGCGGCCTATATGAGAGAGCGAGGTTCAGGTACAGGACAGTAA
- the ycaC gene encoding isochorismate family cysteine hydrolase YcaC, which translates to MSNSYKRLNKDDAAVLLVDHQTGLLSLVRDIDPDRFKNNVLALADLAKYFELPTILTTSFEDGPNGPLVPELKETFADAPFIARPGQINAWDNDDFVNAVKATGKKQLIIAGVVTEVCVAFPTLSALAEGFDVFVVTDASGTFNELTRDSAWDRMSSAGAQLITWFGVACELHRDWRNDVEGLGQLFSNHIPDYRNLMNSYATLMAAK; encoded by the coding sequence ATGAGCAATTCCTACAAACGTTTAAACAAAGATGATGCCGCCGTACTATTGGTTGATCACCAGACCGGCTTATTATCGCTGGTGCGGGATATCGATCCTGATCGTTTTAAGAATAATGTACTGGCACTGGCGGATTTGGCGAAGTACTTTGAACTGCCGACGATCCTGACTACCAGTTTTGAAGACGGCCCTAATGGTCCATTAGTGCCGGAGCTAAAAGAGACCTTCGCTGATGCCCCGTTTATTGCCCGCCCTGGACAGATCAATGCCTGGGACAATGATGACTTTGTCAATGCGGTTAAAGCGACAGGTAAAAAGCAACTGATTATCGCCGGAGTAGTGACCGAAGTCTGTGTTGCCTTTCCGACGCTATCGGCGCTGGCTGAAGGCTTTGACGTGTTTGTGGTAACCGATGCGTCCGGTACCTTTAACGAACTGACCAGGGATTCAGCCTGGGATCGTATGTCTTCGGCCGGTGCACAACTGATCACCTGGTTCGGTGTGGCCTGTGAACTGCACCGCGACTGGCGAAATGATGTGGAAGGGCTGGGGCAGTTGTTCTCAAACCATATCCCTGACTATCGCAATCTGATGAACAGTTATGCGACGCTGATGGCAGCAAAGTAG
- a CDS encoding FAD-dependent monooxygenase, with amino-acid sequence MTKKTMQKFDVMVIGGSMTGAAMALGLARQNYSVAVVEPHMPAPFAADSVPDIRVSAISAASRTLLEQLGAWQSLEAMRVCPYRRLSVWEDGARTDFTAEDIPARQLGHIIENSLIQRALYEVLQQSSRVKWFNAGLDCFVEQNTNNVILTDGSEISAALLIGADGGHSKVRQQLGIGICGWQYKQQALAVSVKTHAPQQDITWQQFVPSGPMAFLPLYDGYASLVWYHQAEQIQWLKALSDSDLKTEIKQAFPAELMDFDILSRASFPLSRQHASEYVTNNAVLIGDAAHTINPLAGQGLNLGFKDVACLMTELEDKSWLDSAHQLGQALTRYERKRRPDNLLMMSAMDVIYKTFSTEILPVTQLRRLGLRLAQHAGPLKKQVTRYAMGI; translated from the coding sequence ATGACAAAAAAGACGATGCAAAAATTTGACGTAATGGTGATTGGCGGCAGTATGACCGGCGCTGCAATGGCGCTGGGACTTGCCCGTCAGAACTATTCTGTTGCGGTGGTTGAGCCGCACATGCCGGCTCCCTTTGCCGCAGATTCAGTGCCGGATATCAGAGTTTCGGCTATCAGCGCCGCGTCTCGTACTTTGCTTGAGCAACTGGGCGCCTGGCAAAGCCTTGAGGCGATGCGGGTCTGCCCATACCGGCGTTTATCGGTGTGGGAGGACGGCGCCCGCACGGATTTTACTGCCGAAGATATTCCTGCCCGTCAACTCGGGCATATTATTGAGAACAGCCTGATTCAGCGTGCGCTTTATGAGGTCTTACAACAAAGCAGCCGGGTAAAATGGTTTAATGCCGGATTAGACTGCTTTGTTGAGCAGAATACCAATAATGTAATCCTGACTGATGGCAGTGAAATATCTGCGGCGCTTTTAATTGGCGCAGATGGAGGGCACTCGAAAGTGCGTCAGCAACTGGGTATTGGCATCTGTGGCTGGCAGTATAAGCAACAGGCCCTGGCGGTGAGTGTGAAAACCCATGCTCCGCAGCAGGATATTACCTGGCAACAGTTTGTTCCCAGTGGGCCTATGGCTTTTTTACCCTTGTATGATGGCTATGCCTCGCTGGTATGGTATCACCAGGCGGAGCAGATCCAGTGGCTGAAAGCCTTGTCTGACAGCGATCTCAAAACAGAAATTAAACAGGCATTTCCCGCAGAGCTGATGGATTTTGACATCCTTTCCAGGGCATCTTTCCCGCTGAGCAGACAGCATGCCAGTGAATATGTGACAAACAACGCCGTGTTGATTGGAGACGCTGCCCATACCATTAATCCGCTGGCCGGGCAGGGCCTGAACCTTGGCTTTAAAGATGTTGCCTGTTTAATGACGGAGCTGGAGGATAAAAGCTGGCTGGATAGCGCCCATCAGCTCGGCCAGGCTCTGACTCGCTATGAGCGTAAACGCAGGCCGGATAATCTGCTGATGATGTCGGCCATGGATGTGATCTACAAAACGTTCAGCACCGAAATTCTGCCGGTCACACAGCTGCGCCGCTTAGGTTTAAGGCTGGCTCAGCATGCCGGACCGCTTAAAAAACAGGTGACCCGCTATGCCATGGGTATTTAA
- a CDS encoding LysR family transcriptional regulator produces MQDLNDLYYFVQAVKYGGFAPAGRALGVAKSRLSRRIAALEERLGVRLIQRSTRHFLITEVGQRYYEHCQAMLVEAEAAQETIDSIKAEPKGCIKVTCPVGLLHFHVGQMLADFMACYPQVSVYLEATNRRVDVMAEGVDIALRVRPLPLQDSDLALRILSDRGQCLVASPALIELQNGLPQHPDDLIRWPSMSRATPQEQHQWVLQHRDGRKQHIDFTPRYTTTDMMALRSAAIAGVGIVQLPLLMLGEQLEAGTLIKILPDWEPRREMIHMVFPSRRGMLPAVRALIDFLVERYTQIMED; encoded by the coding sequence ATGCAGGACTTAAACGACCTCTACTATTTCGTACAGGCGGTAAAATATGGTGGTTTCGCCCCTGCTGGGCGGGCGCTGGGTGTGGCTAAGTCGCGGCTAAGTCGGCGCATAGCGGCGCTGGAGGAACGTCTTGGAGTACGGTTAATTCAGCGCTCAACCCGACACTTTTTGATTACCGAAGTGGGACAGCGCTACTATGAGCATTGTCAGGCGATGCTGGTAGAGGCAGAAGCCGCGCAGGAGACCATCGACAGTATCAAAGCTGAGCCTAAAGGGTGCATTAAAGTAACCTGCCCGGTGGGCCTGCTGCATTTTCATGTGGGTCAGATGCTGGCAGATTTTATGGCCTGCTATCCACAGGTGTCAGTCTACCTTGAAGCCACCAACAGGCGGGTTGATGTCATGGCAGAAGGCGTGGATATCGCATTGCGTGTTCGCCCCTTACCGCTTCAGGACAGTGATCTGGCATTGCGGATTCTGTCTGATCGGGGTCAGTGTCTGGTCGCCAGTCCGGCGCTAATCGAACTACAGAACGGATTGCCACAACACCCGGATGATCTAATCCGCTGGCCCAGTATGAGCCGTGCCACGCCGCAGGAACAGCACCAGTGGGTACTGCAGCATAGAGATGGACGAAAGCAGCATATTGATTTTACGCCCCGCTACACCACCACGGATATGATGGCATTAAGAAGCGCAGCCATTGCCGGGGTAGGCATCGTTCAGTTGCCTTTACTGATGCTGGGAGAACAGCTTGAAGCCGGTACACTGATAAAAATATTGCCGGACTGGGAGCCACGCCGGGAAATGATCCATATGGTGTTTCCCTCCCGCCGGGGTATGTTACCTGCAGTAAGGGCTCTGATCGATTTTCTGGTAGAGCGCTATACGCAGATTATGGAAGACTGA
- a CDS encoding pirin family protein: MMKKVLEVRGKAGRHWVGNGFPVRSMFSYRSHPQVLSPFLLLDHAGPAEFAPTRMPRGVGQHPHRGFETVTIVYQGEVAHRDSTGEGGVVGPGDVQWMTAGRGIVHEEFHSPGFTAKGGTLEMVQLWVNLPAKDKMTTPAYQGIRDERIPSVQLNKGAGSVRVIAGEYKGIAGPASTFTPLNLWDVQLKADSQSQFLLPDGWGAGLAVLQGEVRVNGETKASGSELVVLTAEGQEISVEAMADTRLLLLSGEPIDEPVVGQGPFVMNSYDEIEQAFRDFQRGDFS, translated from the coding sequence ATGATGAAAAAAGTTCTTGAAGTGCGTGGTAAAGCAGGGCGCCACTGGGTAGGAAACGGCTTTCCGGTGCGCTCAATGTTCTCATATCGCAGCCATCCGCAGGTGCTGAGCCCTTTCTTATTACTGGATCACGCCGGGCCCGCGGAGTTTGCCCCGACAAGGATGCCAAGAGGTGTGGGGCAACATCCGCACCGTGGTTTTGAAACGGTGACAATTGTTTATCAGGGTGAAGTGGCTCACCGCGACAGCACCGGTGAAGGCGGGGTGGTTGGCCCCGGCGACGTTCAGTGGATGACGGCAGGCAGAGGTATTGTGCATGAAGAGTTTCACAGCCCGGGTTTTACGGCCAAAGGTGGCACCCTGGAAATGGTGCAGTTATGGGTTAACTTGCCTGCCAAAGATAAGATGACCACCCCAGCCTATCAGGGCATTCGTGATGAACGGATCCCTTCAGTGCAACTGAATAAAGGGGCCGGCAGTGTCAGGGTGATCGCCGGTGAATATAAAGGTATCGCCGGGCCTGCCAGCACTTTTACGCCCCTTAACCTGTGGGATGTGCAATTAAAGGCTGACAGCCAAAGTCAGTTTTTGCTTCCTGATGGCTGGGGCGCTGGGTTGGCAGTTCTGCAAGGTGAGGTACGGGTCAATGGTGAAACGAAAGCCAGTGGTTCAGAGCTTGTGGTACTCACAGCCGAAGGGCAGGAGATCTCTGTTGAGGCGATGGCCGATACCAGATTGTTGCTGCTCAGCGGTGAACCCATCGATGAACCTGTGGTAGGCCAGGGCCCTTTCGTGATGAACAGTTATGATGAAATCGAACAGGCCTTCCGGGATTTTCAGCGTGGTGATTTCTCTTAA